Proteins encoded in a region of the Panicum hallii strain FIL2 chromosome 3, PHallii_v3.1, whole genome shotgun sequence genome:
- the LOC112886667 gene encoding pollen-specific leucine-rich repeat extensin-like protein 3, whose protein sequence is MEAACRRCRSSIRVALVALAAAVLLGAAAALSDAEASDIARRQILSLHERNGELPDDYEFDIHVDVTFANERLRRAYTALQAWRHTIYSDPKNFTGGWVGADVCSYFGVTCAQALDDPKIAVVAGVDLNGGDIAGYLPAELGLMSDLAFFHINSNRFCGIIPKSFNRLALLHELDVSNNRFVGAFPDVVLQIPVLKYLDLRFNDFDGALPPQLFEKDLDAIFVNSNRFVGSIPENFGNSTATVVVLANNAFIGCIPRSVGRMADTLDELVLLNNRLDGCIPPELADLGNTTVVDVSGNALVGTLPEGLVNMTMLEQLDVSRNQLAGAVLERVCKLPALANFSFAHNFFSVEPAACVPSEDKPVALDDSGNCLGSGRPEQKPSPVCAPVLAHPVDCRTNVCSAGPNPPRPTYTPSPKRQTPSPPKTTPVPKPETRPPPMKSLPPPPPPPVKSPPPPAPVSSASPPMESPPPPAPVSSPQPPVKSPPPPAPISSPPPPVKSPPPPPPVSSPPPPVKSPPPPPIRSPPPPAPVSSPPPPVKSPPPPPAQVSSPPPPVKLPPPPAPVRSPPPPVKSPSPPAPMSSPPPPIKYPPPPAPVSSPPPPPVQSPPPPALVRSPPPPIKSPTPPAPVSSPPPPPVHSPPPPTPVSSPPPPVKSPPPPAPITSPPPPVKSSPQPASVSSPPPPVVPPPPPPAPSPPPPSPDVILPPIMSQKYASPPPPQFQGY, encoded by the coding sequence ATGGAGgccgcctgccgccgctgccggaGCAGCATCCGCGTCGCGCTcgtcgccctcgccgccgccgtcctgctcggggcggcggccgcgctctCTGACGCGGAGGCGTCCGACATCGCGCGGCGGCAGATTCTGTCCCTGCACGAGCGCAACGGCGAGCTCCCCGACGACTACGAGTTCGACATCCACGTCGACGTCACCTTTGCCAACGAGCGCCTCCGCCGCGCGTACACCGCGCTCCAGGCCTGGCGCCACACCATCTACTCCGACCCAAAGAACTTCACCGGCGGCTGGGTCGGAGCCGATGTGTGCTCCTACTTCGGCGTCACGTGCGCCCAGGCCCTCGACGACCCCAAAATCGCCGTCGTCGCGGGCGTCGACCTCAACGGCGGCGACATCGCGGGGTACCTCCCCGCCGAGCTCGGCCTCATGAGCGACCTCGCCTTCTTCCACATCAACTCCAACCGCTTCTGCGGCATCATCCCCAAGAGCTTCAACCGCCTCGCTCTCCTCCACGAGCTCGACGTCAGCAACAACCGCTTCGTCGGCGCGTTCCCCGACGTCGTGCTGCAGATCCCCGTGCTCAAGTACCTCGACCTCCGGTTCAATGACTTCGACGGTGCCCTCCCGCCGCAGCTCTTCGAGAAAGACCTCGACGCCATCTTCGTCAACAGCAACCGCTTCGTCGGCTCCATCCCGGAGAACTTCGGCAACTCCACGGCCACGGTGGTGGTACTCGCCAACAACGCCTTCATCGGGTGCATCCCTCGCAGCGTCGGCCGCATGGCCGACACGCTCGACGAGCTCGTCTTGCTCAACAACCGCCTCGACGGCTGCATCCCGCCGGAGCTCGCCGACCTCGGCAACACCACGGTGGTGGACGTCAGTGGGAACGCGCTCGTCGGCACGCTTCCCGAGGGGCTCGTCAACATGACCATGCTGGAGCAGCTCGACGTGTCGAGGAACCAGCTCGCCGGCGCTGTGCTGGAGCGTGTCTGCAAGCTCCCGGCGCTCGCCAACTTCAGCTTCGCCCACAACTTCTTCAGCGTCGAGCCGGCGGCGTGCGTGCCGTCGGAGGACAAGCCCGTGGCGCTCGACGACAGCGGCAACTGCCTCGGCAGCGGACGCCCGGAGCAGAAGCCGTCGCCGGTGTGCGCGCCCGTGCTTGCACACCCCGTCGACTGCCGCACCAACGTCTGCTCGGCGGGCCCCAACCCGCCGAGGCCAACTTACACACCGTCGCCGAAGAGGCAGACGCCATCGCCGCCCAAGACAACGCCTGTGCCGAAGCCAGAAACGCGGCCGCCGCCAATGAAGTCtctgccaccgccaccgccaccgccggtgaaatctcctcctccgccggctcCGGTGAGCTCGGCATCCCCACCAATGGAATCGCCTCCACCACCGGCTCCGGTGAGCTCGCCACAACCACCAGTAAAgtcacctcctcctccggcgccaATTAGCTCGCCACCCCCACCAGTGAAatctcctccaccgccgcctccggtGAGTTCGCCACCACCACCCGTAAAGtcgcctccaccaccaccaatcAGATCTCCTCCACCTCCAGCACCTGTGAGCTCGCCTCCACCACCAGTGAAatcaccacctcctcctccagctCAGGTGAGCTCGCCACCACCACCTGTAAAATTACCTCCCCCACCGGCTCCAGTGCGCTCACCACCCCCACCCGTAAAATCACCTTCCCCACCTGCTCCCATGAGCTCACCGCCCCCACCTATAAAATACCCTCCACCACCAGCTCCGGTAAGctctccaccaccaccgccggtacaatcaccaccaccgccggcaCTAGTGAGATCTCCACCTCCACCAATCAAATCACCAACCCCACCGGCTCCGGTAAGctccccaccaccaccaccagttCATTCCCCACCTCCACCAACTCCCGTGAGCTCACCACCTCCCCCGGTAAAATCTCCACCTCCACCGGCACCGATCACCTCTCCACCCCCGCCGGTAAAATCTTCACCGCAGCCAGCCTCGGTGAGCTCACCACCTCCACCAGTAgtcccaccaccgccgccaccggctCCATCACCACCTCCGCCATCACCGGATGTCATCCTGCCACCGATCATGTCGCAGAAGTacgcttcgccgccgccgcctcagtTCCAAGGATACTAA